The Fusobacterium necrophorum subsp. necrophorum genome has a window encoding:
- the murG gene encoding undecaprenyldiphospho-muramoylpentapeptide beta-N-acetylglucosaminyltransferase, which produces MKKVILTTGGTGGHIYPALAVAEGLKSKGIETLFIGSSTRMEKEIVPKAQFRFIGLDIDPPRTIKSVIKYIKSFGYAYRILREEEPDAVLGFGNYISVPILTMSFLLRKKIYLQEQNADLGFANRLFYRFAQLVFLAFEHTYNTIPMKYQKKFIVSGNPLRSEIQEVSYDEARERLKVRKEEKVLLITGGSLGAQEINNAVLKYWEHFFQSKHLRVYWATGKQNYEEVQEKVKRAKMTDTIKDYFENMIHLMAASDLVVCRAGALTISELIALQKPAVIIPYSSQKVGQYQNAKILEECHSAVVYTNRESEQAIEKVIELLNNEEELRIMGIRMRSLQTPNAVNTIISNLDIWRD; this is translated from the coding sequence ATGAAAAAAGTAATTTTAACAACCGGAGGAACGGGAGGACATATTTATCCAGCTTTGGCTGTTGCGGAAGGGTTAAAAAGCAAAGGAATCGAAACCCTATTCATAGGAAGTAGTACAAGAATGGAAAAGGAGATCGTTCCAAAAGCTCAATTTCGATTTATTGGTTTGGACATAGATCCTCCCAGAACGATTAAGTCAGTCATAAAGTATATCAAGAGTTTCGGATATGCCTATCGCATTTTGAGAGAGGAAGAGCCTGATGCTGTGCTGGGCTTTGGGAATTATATTTCCGTTCCTATACTTACCATGTCTTTTCTGTTACGAAAGAAGATATATTTGCAAGAGCAAAATGCAGATTTAGGCTTTGCAAATCGTTTGTTTTATCGCTTTGCTCAACTTGTTTTTTTGGCTTTTGAGCATACTTATAATACCATTCCTATGAAATATCAAAAAAAGTTTATTGTATCCGGAAATCCTCTTCGTTCAGAAATTCAAGAGGTGAGTTATGATGAGGCAAGAGAACGTTTGAAAGTACGAAAAGAGGAAAAAGTATTGCTGATTACCGGAGGAAGTTTAGGAGCTCAGGAAATTAACAACGCGGTATTGAAATATTGGGAGCATTTTTTTCAGAGCAAGCATTTACGAGTATACTGGGCAACGGGAAAACAAAATTATGAAGAAGTGCAGGAGAAAGTAAAAAGAGCCAAGATGACGGATACGATTAAAGACTATTTTGAGAATATGATTCATCTTATGGCTGCTTCAGATTTGGTGGTCTGTCGTGCGGGGGCTTTGACCATTTCCGAATTAATTGCCTTGCAAAAACCGGCAGTGATTATTCCATACAGTTCACAAAAAGTAGGGCAATATCAGAATGCTAAAATATTGGAAGAATGCCATTCCGCTGTGGTTTATACCAATCGGGAGTCAGAACAGGCAATCGAGAAAGTCATAGAATTATTAAACAATGAAGAAGAGTTAAGAATCATGGGGATTCGTATGAGAAGTTTACAGACGCCAAATGCAGTGAATACGATTATCTCTAATTTAGATATTTGGAGGGATTAG
- the murD gene encoding UDP-N-acetylmuramoyl-L-alanine--D-glutamate ligase: MKKAMVLGMGISGKGAKNLLEKEGYTVIAVDDSFAMSSQEAMKYIDEIDVFIKSPGVPCTNLVKAVQEKGIKIQDEIEIAYQYMVKYNKKISIVAVTGTNGKTTTTSKIAELLNFAGKKAAAAGNIGRSFADVLLSEEQYDYVVLELSSYQLENVYEFTSYISMVTNLTPDHLTRYANLEDYYNTKFHICQNQEKENSFFLFNIDHEEVRKRETLMKGRKISLSRKQEADTCVKDGNILFQGEKVMSVSELSLKGSHNLENSLFIVTAGKLLGLDSKIIRDFLRNTEPLEHRMERCFQYGKLQFINDSKGTNIDSAKFALEAYPGCILICGGFDKKVDLTPLADIIVKQVKEVYLIGVIADKIKALLVDRNYQAERIHSLDTIENSLWDMKQRFTKEDQEVILLSPATSSFDQFKSFEHRGQVFKELVHKIFG; encoded by the coding sequence ATGAAAAAAGCTATGGTCTTGGGTATGGGAATTAGCGGAAAAGGAGCAAAAAACCTTTTAGAAAAAGAAGGATATACCGTCATCGCTGTCGACGATAGCTTTGCGATGAGTTCCCAAGAAGCAATGAAATATATTGATGAAATAGATGTTTTTATCAAAAGTCCGGGGGTTCCTTGTACTAACTTGGTAAAAGCTGTGCAAGAAAAAGGAATAAAAATTCAAGATGAAATAGAAATTGCCTATCAATATATGGTAAAATATAATAAGAAGATAAGCATTGTGGCGGTAACAGGAACGAATGGAAAGACAACCACGACAAGTAAAATTGCGGAACTATTAAATTTTGCAGGGAAAAAAGCTGCAGCAGCGGGAAATATCGGTCGCTCTTTCGCGGATGTGTTACTGTCGGAAGAACAGTATGACTATGTCGTTCTGGAGTTAAGTTCTTATCAATTGGAAAATGTATATGAATTTACGTCCTATATTTCTATGGTCACGAATTTGACTCCCGATCATTTGACAAGATATGCAAATCTGGAAGACTATTATAATACCAAATTTCATATTTGCCAAAATCAAGAGAAAGAAAATTCGTTTTTCCTATTTAATATAGATCATGAAGAAGTAAGAAAAAGAGAAACTTTGATGAAAGGAAGAAAGATTTCCTTGTCTCGGAAACAGGAGGCGGACACCTGTGTGAAAGACGGAAATATTCTGTTTCAGGGAGAGAAAGTCATGTCGGTTTCCGAGCTTTCTTTAAAGGGAAGTCATAATTTGGAAAATAGTTTATTCATTGTTACAGCAGGAAAATTATTGGGCTTGGATAGCAAAATCATTCGGGATTTTTTAAGGAATACAGAGCCTTTGGAACATAGAATGGAGCGATGTTTTCAATATGGAAAGTTACAATTTATCAATGATTCCAAGGGGACCAATATTGATTCTGCAAAGTTTGCTTTGGAAGCTTATCCGGGCTGTATTTTGATCTGCGGAGGTTTTGATAAAAAAGTGGATTTGACTCCTTTGGCGGATATTATTGTCAAACAGGTGAAGGAAGTATATCTAATCGGTGTGATTGCCGATAAAATTAAAGCCTTATTAGTGGATAGAAATTATCAGGCAGAAAGAATACATTCTTTGGATACAATAGAAAACAGTTTGTGGGATATGAAACAAAGATTTACAAAGGAAGATCAGGAAGTCATTTTATTGTCTCCTGCCACCTCTAGTTTTGATCAATTTAAATCTTTTGAACATAGAGGTCAAGTCTTCAAAGAATTGGTTCATAAAATTTTTGGATAA
- the gmhB gene encoding D-glycero-beta-D-manno-heptose 1,7-bisphosphate 7-phosphatase, giving the protein MKKAIFLDRDGTLNVEKKYLYQEKDLEFEKGAVEALSILRKLGYLLIVVTNQSGIARQYYTEEDLKRFHQAFQRKLSAFGLKIDKFYYCPHHPEKGIGEYKLDCSCRKPKPGMLEQGILEFEIDRKSSYMVGDKYADVQAGMAAGVSSILVRTGYGKEEEQKLQEGEARVFDNLLAFAQDRKQRESL; this is encoded by the coding sequence ATGAAGAAAGCAATTTTTTTAGATAGAGACGGAACTCTCAATGTAGAGAAGAAATATTTATACCAAGAAAAAGATTTGGAATTTGAAAAAGGGGCTGTGGAAGCTCTTTCCATTTTAAGAAAGTTGGGCTATCTTTTGATCGTGGTAACAAACCAGTCCGGAATTGCAAGACAGTATTATACAGAAGAGGATTTGAAACGTTTTCATCAAGCCTTCCAAAGAAAATTATCTGCTTTTGGACTGAAAATAGATAAATTCTATTACTGTCCTCATCATCCGGAAAAAGGAATTGGAGAGTATAAGCTGGATTGTTCTTGTCGAAAGCCGAAGCCGGGAATGTTGGAACAAGGAATCTTGGAATTTGAGATTGATCGAAAGTCTTCTTATATGGTCGGGGACAAATATGCGGATGTGCAAGCCGGAATGGCGGCAGGAGTGTCTTCCATTTTAGTACGAACAGGTTACGGAAAAGAGGAAGAACAAAAATTACAGGAAGGAGAGGCAAGAGTTTTTGATAACTTATTGGCCTTTGCTCAGGATAGAAAACAAAGGGAGAGTTTGTAA
- the mraY gene encoding phospho-N-acetylmuramoyl-pentapeptide-transferase, translated as MLYFLATYYTGCEFLKSIYLRDFISFTLSLFLVLFFGRPFIHYLQKKKFGEIIRQEGPASHISKKGTPTMGGVLIIFSLLLSTFLVADMKNSFILLLVFSTLIFAGIGFIDDYKKFTVNKRGLAGRKKLLGQSVVALMIWTYIKFVGLTGNARVDLSVVSPSNAGWMMYLGGIGMIIFILFVILGSSNAVNITDGLDGLAIMPTVICAAILGVIAYFTGHVELSSHLQLYYTSGIGEITIFLAAICGSGLGFLWYNCYPAQIFMGDTGSLALGGILGVVAVLLKQELLLPIIGAVFVMEAVSVILQVASFKMLGKRIFRMAPIHHHFELGGLTETKVTMRFWITTILLGIFALGLIKLRGI; from the coding sequence ATGTTATATTTTTTAGCAACATATTATACAGGATGTGAGTTTTTAAAATCGATTTATTTACGAGATTTCATTAGTTTCACTCTTTCTTTATTTTTAGTTTTATTTTTTGGAAGACCTTTTATTCACTACTTACAAAAAAAGAAATTTGGAGAGATCATTCGACAGGAGGGGCCCGCAAGCCATATCTCTAAAAAAGGAACTCCTACTATGGGAGGAGTGCTTATTATTTTTTCTCTTTTATTAAGCACTTTCTTGGTGGCGGATATGAAAAATTCTTTTATTTTACTCCTAGTTTTCTCTACTTTGATATTTGCAGGAATTGGTTTTATTGATGATTATAAAAAATTTACGGTAAATAAAAGAGGACTTGCAGGAAGAAAAAAATTGCTGGGACAGTCTGTTGTTGCTCTTATGATTTGGACTTACATAAAATTTGTTGGTTTAACCGGAAATGCCCGTGTGGATCTCTCTGTTGTCAGTCCGAGCAATGCAGGATGGATGATGTATCTTGGAGGAATCGGAATGATAATCTTCATTCTTTTTGTCATTTTGGGTTCTTCCAATGCGGTCAATATTACAGACGGCTTAGATGGACTTGCTATCATGCCGACGGTGATTTGTGCTGCTATTTTAGGAGTAATTGCTTATTTTACAGGGCATGTTGAATTGAGCAGTCATTTGCAACTTTACTATACTTCTGGAATAGGAGAGATAACAATCTTTTTGGCTGCCATTTGCGGTTCCGGTTTGGGCTTCCTTTGGTATAATTGTTATCCCGCTCAGATTTTTATGGGAGATACAGGTTCTCTTGCTTTGGGAGGGATTCTTGGAGTCGTAGCTGTTTTACTGAAACAGGAATTGCTTTTGCCTATCATAGGAGCTGTTTTTGTCATGGAAGCGGTTTCGGTTATTTTACAAGTGGCTTCTTTTAAAATGCTCGGGAAACGGATTTTTCGAATGGCTCCCATTCATCATCATTTTGAATTAGGTGGTTTGACAGAAACAAAAGTGACGATGAGATTTTGGATTACTACTATCTTATTGGGAATTTTTGCGTTAGGGCTTATTAAATTACGAGGAATTTAA
- a CDS encoding DHHA1 domain-containing protein, which yields MADIVCDTRLQKRKNPLVVIVTHGDADGLVAATIVKAFEERINPEQSFLIFSGMDVTEEQTERLFDYICKYNDLGIRDKIYILDRPIPPLGWLAMGYLCDVPMIHIDHHITNHPDTYSFHERGKQISHRWSEEESAAFLSLEFFRTWMEQGEEYERLYHSFYDLAKATSEWDTFHWKQLGETLTDTLWKKKALAINAAEKLLGSVGFYRAIQENIGTEQYSQDLFGYFYRLQDAYDHQFQNAYDFAKRSVTEYVFRNHRIGVIYGVDVNYQSMIADYFFLDKKYQFDVIAFVNIYGTVSFRGKGNFDVSILAQKLGEFCGHSGGGHKNASGCKIYNRDRFKENLLELFYESMDALKLGNF from the coding sequence TGGCAGATATTGTCTGTGATACGAGATTGCAGAAAAGAAAAAACCCCTTGGTGGTCATTGTCACGCATGGAGATGCAGACGGTTTAGTAGCTGCTACCATTGTGAAAGCCTTTGAGGAAAGAATAAACCCAGAACAGAGTTTTTTAATTTTTAGCGGAATGGATGTGACAGAGGAACAGACGGAAAGACTCTTTGATTATATTTGTAAGTATAATGATTTGGGAATACGAGATAAGATCTATATTTTGGATAGACCCATTCCCCCTTTGGGTTGGTTAGCTATGGGATACTTATGTGATGTCCCCATGATTCATATTGATCATCATATTACCAATCATCCAGATACCTATAGTTTTCATGAAAGAGGGAAACAAATTTCACATCGTTGGTCGGAAGAAGAAAGTGCAGCTTTTTTGAGTTTGGAATTCTTCAGAACTTGGATGGAACAAGGGGAAGAATATGAAAGACTGTATCATTCTTTCTATGACTTGGCAAAGGCAACTTCAGAATGGGACACCTTCCATTGGAAACAGTTGGGAGAGACACTTACAGATACACTCTGGAAGAAAAAGGCTTTGGCAATCAATGCGGCGGAAAAGTTATTGGGGAGTGTAGGTTTTTATAGAGCTATTCAGGAAAATATAGGAACTGAACAATATAGTCAAGACTTATTCGGTTATTTTTATCGTTTACAAGATGCCTACGATCATCAATTTCAAAATGCTTATGATTTTGCAAAAAGAAGTGTCACAGAATATGTATTTCGAAATCATAGAATCGGGGTTATCTACGGAGTGGATGTCAATTATCAGTCCATGATAGCGGACTACTTTTTTTTAGATAAAAAATATCAATTCGATGTCATTGCATTTGTAAATATATATGGAACTGTTTCTTTCCGTGGAAAAGGAAATTTTGATGTGAGTATCTTAGCTCAGAAGTTGGGAGAATTTTGTGGACATTCCGGTGGCGGACATAAGAATGCTTCTGGTTGCAAAATCTATAATCGGGATCGTTTTAAGGAGAATTTATTAGAACTTTTCTATGAATCTATGGATGCATTAAAATTGGGAAATTTTTAA
- the murF gene encoding UDP-N-acetylmuramoyl-tripeptide--D-alanyl-D-alanine ligase, translating to MKLLCQILQKRFSHLKELSIQNVVMDSRKVVAGSLFFAIQNGNRYVSEALEKGASIVIADHYSEPHERVISVKDTVLFMQELAAEYRRFLKTKLIAITGSNGKTTTKDIVYAILSKTFPTKKTLGNYNNHIGLPFTILNLEEGDEFAVLEMGMSSFGEIDALGKIARPDYGIITNIGDSHLEFLKTRENVFKAKTELLPYLPQGHFITSGDDIFLKKVSGVHVGYEEGNDYRIVSYRKKERMTSFQVRGKDYEICLEGRHNVMNAAMGIALAEMIGMKPEEIQRNLSQIALSPMRFERSEYRGTEYINDAYNASPISMFAALDSLEEMKAECKFAVLGDMLELGEREIEFHKEVIQKAVSCHLQAVLLYGARMKQALHEFPFHEGLHHFENKEAIREYLRKFSEKTVLIKASRGMKLEDIIEGEEK from the coding sequence ATGAAATTGTTGTGTCAGATATTGCAAAAAAGATTTTCACATTTGAAAGAACTTTCTATTCAAAATGTTGTAATGGACAGTCGGAAAGTTGTTGCAGGCTCCTTATTTTTTGCAATTCAGAATGGGAATCGGTATGTTTCGGAAGCTTTGGAGAAGGGGGCAAGTATTGTCATTGCGGATCACTATTCCGAGCCTCATGAAAGGGTGATTTCAGTAAAAGATACCGTTCTTTTTATGCAGGAATTGGCAGCGGAATATAGAAGATTTTTAAAAACGAAGCTTATTGCCATTACAGGAAGCAATGGAAAGACGACTACGAAAGATATTGTTTATGCTATCTTGTCAAAGACATTTCCAACCAAGAAAACACTTGGAAATTATAACAATCATATCGGATTGCCATTTACTATTTTGAATCTCGAAGAAGGCGATGAATTTGCGGTTTTGGAAATGGGGATGAGTTCTTTTGGAGAGATTGATGCCTTAGGGAAAATTGCAAGACCTGACTACGGAATCATTACCAATATCGGAGACTCTCATTTGGAATTTTTGAAAACGAGAGAAAATGTCTTCAAGGCAAAAACGGAATTATTGCCATATCTTCCTCAAGGTCATTTCATTACAAGTGGAGACGATATCTTCTTAAAGAAGGTTTCAGGCGTGCATGTAGGCTATGAAGAGGGGAATGATTATCGCATTGTTTCCTATCGGAAAAAAGAAAGAATGACTTCTTTTCAAGTTCGTGGAAAGGATTATGAAATTTGCCTCGAAGGAAGGCACAATGTGATGAATGCCGCTATGGGAATTGCCCTTGCGGAGATGATAGGAATGAAGCCGGAGGAAATTCAGAGAAATTTGTCTCAAATTGCATTAAGTCCTATGAGATTTGAGCGTTCCGAATATCGAGGAACAGAATACATCAATGACGCTTACAACGCCAGTCCGATTTCCATGTTTGCAGCTTTGGACAGCTTGGAAGAGATGAAAGCGGAATGTAAATTTGCTGTGTTAGGAGATATGTTGGAATTGGGAGAAAGAGAAATAGAATTTCACAAAGAGGTGATACAAAAAGCAGTTTCCTGTCATTTACAAGCGGTTCTTCTCTATGGAGCTCGTATGAAACAGGCTCTTCATGAATTTCCTTTTCATGAGGGCTTACATCACTTTGAAAACAAGGAAGCAATTCGAGAATATTTGAGAAAATTTTCTGAAAAAACGGTCTTAATCAAGGCCTCCAGGGGAATGAAACTGGAAGACATCATCGAGGGGGAGGAAAAATAA